In the genome of Candidatus Poribacteria bacterium, one region contains:
- a CDS encoding FRG domain-containing protein encodes MAKTESEPFETLSDFLEWASQFNNGTYVFRGVPNKEYGIQASAYRRVPESDQNSEDKGFPTFVEINTALIREARLRGYDQKDGRHLSDLEILADLQHFKAATCLIDFTYSAQVALWFACAQDSKTPDATNGKVFAVRQDVDRFIEIEPDSLTEPLPYFLDSNEPQLYHWQPRQQNNRILAQQSVFLFGHYEFEEDAACVIQKCNKEDIRTELKQVSGISEIRLFPDFEGFASLRDDLTPYTPLSADEYMMRADQAVRRHKFKEAIADYDKAIYRRPGDASIHYSRGFAKVKIERDCPYRENPFNPTDNTIKRNLTQH; translated from the coding sequence ATGGCGAAAACAGAATCCGAACCTTTTGAAACATTGAGTGATTTCTTGGAATGGGCGAGTCAATTCAACAATGGAACCTATGTATTTCGAGGTGTTCCTAATAAAGAATATGGAATACAAGCATCGGCTTATCGGCGAGTACCGGAAAGCGACCAAAATTCTGAGGACAAAGGCTTCCCAACATTCGTTGAAATTAATACGGCTTTGATCCGTGAAGCACGGCTTCGCGGATACGACCAGAAAGATGGAAGGCATCTCAGTGATTTGGAAATACTCGCTGACCTTCAACACTTCAAAGCAGCGACATGTCTGATAGACTTTACCTACAGTGCCCAAGTCGCCCTCTGGTTTGCGTGTGCGCAAGATTCCAAAACTCCAGACGCTACAAATGGTAAGGTGTTCGCGGTGCGTCAGGACGTGGATAGATTTATAGAAATTGAACCCGATTCGCTCACAGAGCCGCTTCCTTACTTTTTAGACAGCAATGAACCTCAACTGTACCATTGGCAACCTCGGCAGCAAAACAACCGTATTCTCGCACAACAATCTGTTTTTCTCTTCGGACATTACGAATTTGAGGAAGATGCAGCGTGTGTGATACAAAAATGTAATAAGGAAGATATTCGGACCGAATTGAAGCAAGTATCAGGTATCAGTGAAATAAGGTTGTTTCCCGACTTTGAAGGGTTCGCGAGTCTACGTGATGACCTGACACCATATACACCACTGAGTGCTGATGAATATATGATGCGCGCTGATCAAGCAGTCCGAAGACATAAGTTTAAGGAAGCTATTGCTGATTATGACAAAGCAATCTACCGAAGACCTGGTGATGCCAGTATTCACTACTCACGTGGATTTGCAAAAGTGAAAATAGAAAGGGACTGCCCCTACAGGGAAAATCCCTTCAACCCAACTGACAATACTATCAAACGCAACTTGACACAGCACTAG
- a CDS encoding STAS domain-containing protein, with protein MATQIRRQDGITILEPSGKIVGSSASELRKAISPQIEAYDEPRVLINFEHVNRIDSSGLSALMEARVAATRKKGRIGVINAGKHIKNLVALNRLMRLFECYDNEDAAVLALSA; from the coding sequence ATGGCAACGCAAATTAGACGGCAAGATGGCATCACAATTTTGGAACCGAGTGGAAAGATAGTGGGATCCTCAGCATCGGAATTACGGAAAGCCATTTCACCGCAAATAGAGGCGTATGACGAGCCACGTGTCCTCATCAATTTCGAGCACGTCAATCGGATTGATAGCTCGGGGTTGAGTGCCCTTATGGAAGCACGTGTCGCCGCAACCCGTAAGAAAGGGCGGATCGGGGTTATCAATGCTGGCAAACACATCAAAAACCTCGTCGCACTGAATCGACTGATGCGTCTCTTTGAGTGCTACGACAACGAAGATGCCGCAGTATTAGCACTCTCCGCGTAG
- a CDS encoding transposase, translating to MVVAFTECHGVIATRIDPIAGATCSDGTTFENPRPLKRYERKLARANRRLSRRQKGSQNWHQAKRILTSVHARKSMCKTATSAALLPFHS from the coding sequence ATTGTAGTCGCGTTTACAGAGTGTCACGGCGTTATCGCGACTCGTATAGATCCCATAGCCGGTGCGACGTGTTCTGACGGGACAACGTTTGAGAATCCACGCCCGCTGAAGCGATATGAACGCAAGTTAGCACGCGCCAATCGCAGACTTTCGCGCAGGCAGAAAGGCAGTCAGAACTGGCATCAGGCAAAGCGTATACTCACTTCTGTGCATGCACGGAAAAGTATGTGTAAAACAGCGACAAGCGCAGCCTTACTGCCTTTCCACTCTTAA
- a CDS encoding energy-coupling factor transporter transmembrane protein EcfT has product MRHTILEPRTKILMMLISGCLGILLDSPTALLVCFVGSLTLVALSVPTWRQIALLCGFLFFTTWGLIYSQAIFYNEFPRTVLFTLVPADLPLIGKMTGGVRVYREGLFHGIVQSLRFNTTLVIGCFIVWTTQPRDLLLALTQLRVPATLAFMVTTALHFIPVIANEAAAVFRSQRLRGFRYLRLNLFATCRGVVNSFRPILAGNIRHATHLGESVESRGFSPEMAAQRTSLRALKMGGWDYSLLTVLFTCLIGVVGLKLLYFFYANGIYYASWLRHAYTFTREVL; this is encoded by the coding sequence ATGCGTCATACGATACTCGAACCCCGCACAAAAATCCTGATGATGCTCATCAGCGGTTGCCTCGGCATTCTGCTCGACAGCCCGACAGCACTGCTCGTCTGTTTCGTTGGGAGTCTCACGTTGGTCGCACTGTCTGTCCCGACGTGGCGGCAGATCGCGTTGCTCTGCGGTTTCCTCTTCTTCACGACATGGGGGCTGATTTACAGTCAAGCGATCTTCTATAACGAATTTCCACGCACTGTGTTGTTCACGCTTGTGCCTGCCGACCTACCCCTCATTGGGAAAATGACGGGCGGAGTTCGCGTCTATCGAGAAGGACTGTTCCACGGGATCGTCCAATCCCTCCGTTTCAACACGACCCTCGTCATCGGGTGCTTTATCGTCTGGACAACGCAACCCCGTGATCTGCTCCTCGCCTTGACGCAGTTGCGTGTGCCTGCGACCCTCGCTTTTATGGTAACGACGGCGTTACATTTCATACCTGTGATTGCGAATGAGGCAGCCGCTGTATTCAGATCGCAAAGGTTAAGGGGGTTCCGGTATCTCCGTCTGAATCTTTTTGCAACCTGCCGCGGCGTTGTCAACAGTTTCCGTCCGATCTTGGCGGGTAACATCCGGCACGCGACACACCTCGGCGAGTCCGTTGAAAGTCGCGGGTTCTCACCGGAGATGGCAGCACAACGGACATCGTTACGGGCTTTGAAAATGGGTGGATGGGATTACAGCCTACTCACGGTGTTGTTCACCTGTTTGATCGGTGTCGTTGGATTGAAGCTGCTCTATTTCTTCTATGCGAACGGTATCTATTACGCCTCGTGGTTACGGCATGCGTATACCTTCACCCGCGAGGTACTTTAA
- a CDS encoding molybdenum cofactor biosynthesis protein MoaB, protein MSTTSTSTQQHREMATEQGPIAVAIVTVSDTRTPETDKNAVFLREQLAAEGNRVVAYQIIKDEPDQVADVLDTMAESDAQVILFNGGTGIAPRDTTFDILDRKLEKTLPGFGELFRMFSYDQVGAAAMLSRATAGVYRGKVVISTPGSTAAVQLAWEKLIGPELEHLAWEVGR, encoded by the coding sequence ATGTCAACAACTTCTACAAGTACACAACAGCATCGAGAAATGGCAACCGAACAGGGACCCATCGCCGTCGCGATCGTCACTGTGAGCGACACGCGCACCCCTGAAACAGATAAAAACGCCGTATTTTTACGCGAACAACTCGCTGCCGAGGGCAACAGGGTCGTCGCTTATCAAATCATAAAAGATGAACCCGACCAAGTCGCTGACGTATTGGATACAATGGCGGAGAGCGATGCCCAGGTTATCCTTTTCAATGGTGGTACCGGCATCGCACCACGCGACACTACTTTTGATATTCTCGATCGTAAACTGGAAAAGACCTTGCCCGGATTCGGTGAACTCTTTCGGATGTTCAGCTACGATCAGGTGGGTGCCGCGGCGATGCTCTCACGCGCGACAGCGGGTGTCTACCGCGGAAAAGTGGTAATCTCTACACCCGGCTCGACTGCTGCTGTGCAATTGGCATGGGAAAAACTGATTGGACCGGAATTGGAACATCTGGCGTGGGAAGTCGGACGTTAA
- a CDS encoding methyltransferase domain-containing protein yields MDSTLYAHIERMHESLAKMSRLDLNADWLKQALFNVPRHLFIEQYYDGKGPDGIVQVESPIPTAEQLEVIYSNRGLMIREAPHSAASQPSLIFGMLDDLKLTHGCKVLEIGTGSGWNAGLIAFSVGDESLVYSIDLQTDLVEKARKHLRAAGFNRVNLRAGDGGLGWDGETFDRIIVTVGSPDIPPAWIESLADDGILVMPLKTRGAGDPILQLHKQGNTLTGKFTQWAGFMNLQGNFRSSSEYPLEPSSDPVIAALLQEEPTFTPLPAYVGSDCAFYLRLNGEPMETLWEYQEQRGMNSVLLDRELPGLCVPRSVIEPKPENRVDAYGNPQIVDRFIAGIEAWIDLGSPKITDYHIELIDPAVADDAAPDCYIDRRPNATLRFSLRDVPLSRDQN; encoded by the coding sequence ATGGACTCAACACTTTACGCTCATATAGAACGCATGCACGAAAGCTTGGCGAAGATGAGCCGTCTTGATCTCAACGCCGATTGGCTAAAACAGGCTCTCTTTAATGTACCGCGCCACCTCTTCATTGAACAATACTACGATGGTAAGGGACCGGACGGGATTGTTCAGGTCGAATCACCCATACCAACAGCAGAACAGTTGGAAGTCATCTACTCCAACAGAGGCTTGATGATCCGAGAAGCCCCACACAGTGCCGCATCCCAACCCTCACTTATCTTCGGCATGTTGGACGATCTCAAACTGACCCACGGATGTAAGGTCTTAGAGATTGGAACGGGGAGCGGATGGAACGCTGGATTGATCGCGTTTAGCGTGGGGGACGAAAGTCTCGTCTACTCCATTGACCTCCAGACCGACTTGGTAGAGAAAGCCCGAAAACATCTGCGTGCTGCTGGATTCAATCGTGTCAACCTAAGAGCGGGTGATGGCGGACTCGGATGGGACGGGGAAACCTTTGATCGGATAATCGTTACGGTGGGTTCTCCGGACATTCCGCCAGCATGGATTGAATCGTTAGCAGATGATGGAATTTTGGTGATGCCGCTTAAGACAAGAGGCGCAGGAGATCCAATCCTTCAGCTGCACAAACAAGGTAACACATTGACAGGAAAATTCACGCAATGGGCTGGTTTCATGAACTTGCAAGGAAACTTTAGATCTTCCTCCGAGTACCCATTGGAACCCTCTTCGGACCCAGTCATAGCAGCGTTATTGCAAGAGGAGCCGACATTCACGCCGCTCCCTGCCTACGTGGGATCCGATTGTGCCTTCTATCTTCGCCTTAACGGAGAACCGATGGAAACGCTTTGGGAATATCAAGAGCAAAGGGGAATGAACTCCGTCCTGCTGGACAGGGAATTACCTGGCTTATGTGTTCCTCGCTCCGTCATCGAGCCTAAGCCCGAAAACCGTGTGGATGCCTACGGTAACCCGCAGATTGTCGACCGCTTTATCGCAGGAATAGAGGCGTGGATTGACCTCGGCAGTCCGAAGATTACAGACTATCACATCGAACTTATCGATCCCGCTGTGGCAGACGATGCCGCACCTGACTGTTATATCGATAGGAGACCGAACGCAACGCTAAGGTTTTCCTTACGGGATGTCCCACTATCACGGGACCAAAACTGA
- a CDS encoding VWA domain-containing protein, whose product MNRSYRRQRSMRALLFAGVVHLCLAITFMFSFYTPSQNRGEDALAVELINPEAFREPRRTLKPPPPKKLRTPQQTDPSTDTNQRHLDLVASANLIEETTRQSEEALLHSATRSVSDLETTLPDVTTDAERINSRETPISEEVGSPFQTTAGAGVDSLRQRVKGDGGGGFHRLESTGASEIGTIGDGDGDGEGEGTGKGSSNPFAKALKRIADHIIGTRELDKVNVVFVIDTSASMRDNIQEVAANLFAMTDEFDLVNLEYHLGMSEFSVRHEGQRLEIRTLLPDVGMLRRRMQKATLSGDEHALDALMDTPYRIDFHADADQYIILVTDEPASTHMRKDGAHEDMRGKVIKEYQLQGIRVNVLGAPEPFQQKLAETTGGLWQPIPGGFGKASTLPSDRVANASFMKVFRDIVKDIRRNGGRLLFSMESQFEVLLEDGDVPMKKLQREFKKNGVSIAGVDNLFGSSMVWEKQKGDLWVITDYTNGRVYTIRKQGDKLNVFAGIYPESWNLSSSLTAMTQKRGNRWLINDSTRRRMYTIRSEKNRLNIYDGAALSASPDNAVRGFEPVVDIVVMLDYSRSMGGKSEAIMLGLSTLMGRLDILPIKYRIGLIRFAEAKDAIKVINGAVVTQMPLNETMLESYMEDPFGGDEHLIDAIVEGVPRVKFSPYASRFLLILTDEPTTGKYPPERALRLCQSLGIRAYVIGHPGPTDFQKTLAEQTGGRFFTMPKHLNRTYPNQ is encoded by the coding sequence ATGAACCGTTCCTATAGACGACAGCGTTCCATGCGCGCTCTGCTCTTTGCGGGGGTCGTCCATCTTTGTCTCGCCATCACCTTTATGTTCTCCTTCTATACGCCGAGTCAGAACAGGGGTGAAGACGCGCTGGCGGTGGAACTCATCAATCCAGAAGCCTTTCGGGAACCACGACGCACCCTGAAACCACCGCCCCCCAAAAAACTACGAACGCCACAGCAAACAGATCCGTCCACCGATACGAATCAACGGCATCTCGACCTCGTAGCTTCGGCAAATTTGATCGAGGAAACCACGCGCCAATCGGAAGAGGCACTCCTACACAGCGCAACGCGATCCGTGTCCGACCTTGAAACGACACTCCCCGACGTGACGACAGACGCAGAACGAATTAATAGCCGAGAAACACCGATCTCAGAAGAGGTGGGGAGCCCGTTTCAAACGACCGCAGGTGCGGGTGTAGACAGCCTGCGACAACGCGTCAAAGGGGACGGCGGTGGCGGATTCCACAGACTCGAATCCACGGGTGCATCTGAAATTGGGACTATCGGGGACGGTGATGGCGACGGCGAAGGTGAAGGCACTGGTAAAGGGAGCAGCAACCCGTTTGCGAAAGCACTCAAACGTATCGCTGACCACATCATCGGAACACGGGAGTTAGACAAGGTGAACGTCGTCTTCGTCATCGACACAAGCGCGAGCATGCGCGATAACATCCAAGAAGTCGCCGCAAATCTATTTGCTATGACCGATGAATTCGATCTCGTCAATCTGGAATATCACCTCGGCATGTCGGAGTTCAGTGTCAGGCACGAAGGTCAAAGATTGGAGATCCGCACGCTGTTACCCGATGTCGGTATGCTCCGCAGACGGATGCAAAAAGCGACCCTCAGTGGCGACGAACATGCACTCGACGCACTCATGGATACCCCCTACCGTATCGACTTCCATGCCGATGCCGATCAATACATCATTCTCGTAACAGACGAACCCGCATCGACACACATGAGAAAGGACGGTGCTCACGAGGATATGCGGGGAAAGGTTATCAAAGAATATCAACTTCAGGGGATCCGTGTGAACGTCCTCGGCGCTCCAGAACCGTTTCAACAAAAGTTAGCGGAAACGACGGGTGGACTCTGGCAACCGATTCCGGGCGGTTTCGGTAAGGCGTCGACGCTTCCAAGCGATCGTGTCGCGAATGCGTCGTTTATGAAGGTTTTTCGGGACATTGTCAAAGACATTCGCCGAAACGGGGGGCGGTTGCTCTTCAGTATGGAATCGCAATTCGAGGTGCTCCTCGAAGATGGCGATGTCCCGATGAAAAAGTTGCAACGTGAATTCAAGAAGAACGGTGTCTCTATAGCGGGTGTCGACAATCTATTTGGGAGTTCCATGGTCTGGGAGAAACAGAAGGGGGATTTGTGGGTAATTACCGATTATACGAACGGTCGCGTCTACACCATCCGCAAACAGGGCGATAAATTGAACGTCTTTGCGGGCATCTATCCTGAAAGCTGGAATCTCTCCAGCAGTCTCACTGCAATGACACAAAAGCGTGGCAACAGATGGCTCATAAACGACTCGACCCGTCGTCGCATGTATACCATCCGAAGCGAAAAGAACCGTCTGAACATCTATGACGGGGCAGCACTCAGTGCCTCTCCTGACAATGCTGTAAGGGGATTTGAACCCGTCGTGGACATTGTAGTGATGCTCGATTACAGTCGGAGTATGGGCGGCAAATCCGAAGCGATCATGCTCGGTTTAAGCACGCTTATGGGTCGGTTAGACATCCTGCCGATTAAATATCGGATTGGACTGATCCGTTTCGCCGAGGCGAAAGATGCCATCAAGGTCATCAACGGTGCGGTTGTGACGCAGATGCCGCTCAATGAAACTATGCTGGAAAGCTACATGGAAGACCCGTTTGGCGGAGACGAACACCTCATCGACGCAATTGTGGAAGGTGTACCGAGAGTTAAATTCAGTCCGTATGCGAGCCGGTTCCTGCTCATTCTGACAGATGAACCGACAACAGGCAAATATCCGCCCGAACGCGCACTGCGTCTGTGTCAGTCGTTAGGTATCCGGGCATACGTTATCGGACATCCGGGTCCCACAGATTTTCAGAAAACCCTCGCAGAACAGACGGGTGGACGCTTCTTTACAATGCCGAAACATCTCAATAGAACCTATCCGAATCAGTAA
- a CDS encoding PD40 domain-containing protein, with protein sequence MRCTLLCLFFFFSADLIGSKVFSTFAKAPTTAKILFWTQVKSTNGKWNREIYIMNPDGSQHVNITNHRADDIEPMWSPTGRQILFSSDRIRVRDLYLMDTDGANVKRVFTKVAERQHPTWSPDGKQIAYQRRELDGWFIYTATIDGKNEKQIVRGTRPDWSPDGTEIAFMTGQLGHNRIWLLNLRTEKQRQLLPEDAIPWMRWPAWSPTGDKIAFSWLNHFPFVGFFGKQTIYIINRDGTGLKQIVNEAGPRADSPVWSPSGDALIYDQLDKNNHGQIFKIPLDHDQPEQLTHIESWSRANDWFDPAYALPVSPQPELLTTTWGKLKIQQNSSLSHLN encoded by the coding sequence ATGAGATGTACACTGCTCTGTCTATTTTTCTTTTTCAGTGCTGATCTAATAGGTTCAAAGGTTTTCTCTACTTTCGCAAAGGCACCCACAACCGCTAAAATTTTATTCTGGACACAAGTAAAATCAACAAATGGAAAGTGGAATCGGGAAATCTATATCATGAACCCAGATGGCAGCCAACATGTGAACATTACCAACCATCGCGCAGACGATATTGAACCAATGTGGTCGCCCACTGGACGGCAGATCCTTTTTTCTTCAGATCGTATTCGGGTGCGAGACTTGTATCTGATGGATACGGACGGTGCAAATGTCAAGCGGGTATTTACGAAAGTCGCGGAGAGACAACATCCAACATGGTCGCCGGATGGAAAGCAAATTGCTTACCAACGCCGTGAACTTGACGGATGGTTTATCTATACTGCTACAATTGACGGAAAAAATGAGAAGCAAATCGTGAGAGGGACCCGGCCTGACTGGTCTCCCGATGGGACCGAGATAGCTTTTATGACCGGTCAGCTCGGACATAATCGAATCTGGCTGCTCAATCTCCGGACAGAAAAACAAAGACAACTTCTTCCTGAGGATGCAATACCGTGGATGCGGTGGCCCGCGTGGTCACCAACAGGTGATAAAATTGCTTTTTCCTGGCTTAACCATTTTCCTTTCGTGGGGTTCTTTGGTAAACAGACCATTTACATTATCAACCGTGATGGGACGGGACTCAAGCAAATTGTAAATGAGGCAGGACCAAGAGCTGACTCACCGGTCTGGTCACCGTCGGGCGATGCACTCATCTATGATCAATTGGATAAAAATAATCACGGCCAAATCTTCAAAATCCCTTTGGACCATGATCAGCCAGAACAACTCACACATATTGAAAGCTGGAGTCGTGCGAACGATTGGTTTGACCCGGCGTATGCGCTCCCCGTTTCACCGCAACCCGAGTTGCTAACAACCACGTGGGGAAAACTGAAGATTCAACAGAATAGTAGTCTGTCACATCTAAACTGA
- a CDS encoding PD40 domain-containing protein, protein MKTTRLLAFTISILWTLNANVCPIFAEAPTTSKILFTSTRDGNREIYTMNPDGSEQVRLTHHPANDLSAVWSPTGEQILFISDRDGVRDLFLMDSDGSNIRRVFKKEVYRGRPAWSPDGTQIAYMHLRWDIDEYPTYIATLGEENEEELIMNAHNPVWSPDGTEIACSISAQIKIVNVRTGTQKRPLSRKIVDRQWQMSWSTVGNKIAFIGNKHPLPDLNGLDLKEARALHKAWEDKHTVFIMNSDGSGFKQLVAEAGPQASGPAISPNGEEVLYTQEIKGLLHIFKVDVNSGVTTQLTHIGHIFQANSGGDWFDPAYALPVSPEPQLLTTTWGAIKTQK, encoded by the coding sequence ATGAAAACGACTCGGTTGTTAGCTTTTACTATATCTATTCTGTGGACGTTGAATGCAAACGTTTGTCCGATTTTCGCAGAGGCACCGACAACCTCTAAAATCCTTTTTACCTCCACACGCGATGGCAATCGTGAAATTTATACCATGAACCCGGATGGTTCCGAACAGGTGAGACTCACACACCACCCCGCAAACGATCTGAGTGCGGTCTGGTCCCCCACAGGTGAGCAAATCCTTTTTATCTCCGATCGCGATGGGGTGCGAGATTTGTTCTTGATGGATTCTGATGGATCCAATATCCGACGCGTTTTTAAGAAGGAAGTTTATAGAGGACGACCGGCATGGTCACCCGATGGCACACAGATCGCTTACATGCACTTACGCTGGGATATTGACGAGTACCCTACCTACATTGCTACACTTGGAGAAGAAAACGAGGAGGAACTCATCATGAACGCCCATAATCCGGTGTGGTCGCCCGATGGGACGGAAATTGCCTGCTCTATATCTGCCCAAATTAAAATTGTCAACGTTCGCACAGGAACACAAAAACGCCCCTTATCAAGGAAAATAGTAGATCGGCAATGGCAGATGTCTTGGTCGACCGTGGGAAACAAAATCGCTTTTATTGGGAACAAGCACCCATTACCTGACCTCAATGGTTTGGATCTGAAGGAAGCCAGGGCACTGCACAAGGCATGGGAGGATAAACATACCGTTTTCATTATGAACAGCGATGGGAGTGGTTTCAAACAACTCGTTGCGGAAGCCGGTCCGCAGGCATCAGGACCTGCAATATCGCCAAATGGCGAAGAAGTCCTTTATACTCAAGAAATTAAGGGTCTCTTACACATCTTCAAAGTTGATGTCAATAGTGGCGTGACTACCCAATTGACACACATCGGTCACATTTTTCAAGCGAATTCTGGTGGGGATTGGTTCGATCCAGCGTATGCGTTGCCCGTCTCACCAGAGCCGCAACTGCTAACCACGACGTGGGGAGCGATAAAAACTCAAAAATGA
- a CDS encoding PD40 domain-containing protein, translating into MKTIQLLVFAISILLVLNAGVSPLFAQAPTTPKILFTSARDGNYEIYRMNPDGSEQVNLTQHRANDMSAVWSPTGEQILFVSDRDGHRFFEDRDLYLMDPNGSNVRRVFKREASRNHPTWSPNGKRIAYEYIDLGTLKTTIHIATLGEQEESPIVKGFYPAWSPDGTEIAYTTYLEGIGHTRRVTLIDIHTGKKKRLLPKKAMDWQNDPSWSTVEDKLVFSWNKNPLPPDHNPLIDPFPVVWKAKETIYMVNRDGTDLKQLVDEAGPAARNPTLSPNGEALLYTQDVNSFMQISKLDVNGGIQTQLTHIGVRNFGGDWFDPAYTLPVSPQPQLLTTTWGDVKKQ; encoded by the coding sequence ATGAAAACGATACAGCTGTTAGTTTTTGCCATATCTATCTTATTGGTGTTGAACGCAGGCGTTTCTCCGCTTTTCGCGCAGGCACCGACAACACCGAAAATCCTGTTCACCTCCGCACGCGATGGCAATTACGAAATCTATCGTATGAACCCTGATGGTTCTGAACAGGTAAACTTAACACAACACCGCGCAAACGATATGAGTGCCGTCTGGTCTCCGACTGGTGAACAGATCCTTTTTGTTTCCGATCGCGACGGTCACCGATTCTTTGAGGACCGCGATCTGTACCTGATGGATCCTAATGGGTCGAATGTTCGACGCGTTTTCAAAAGAGAAGCGAGTAGAAATCATCCGACATGGTCTCCCAATGGCAAACGGATTGCTTACGAGTACATAGACCTGGGTACGCTAAAAACCACTATCCACATCGCGACCTTAGGCGAACAAGAAGAGTCACCCATTGTAAAAGGCTTTTACCCGGCGTGGTCACCGGATGGGACGGAAATCGCTTATACGACTTACCTCGAAGGAATTGGGCATACCCGGCGAGTTACACTTATCGACATTCACACAGGAAAGAAAAAACGACTTCTACCCAAAAAAGCGATGGATTGGCAAAATGATCCATCTTGGTCCACCGTTGAGGACAAACTCGTTTTTTCTTGGAATAAGAATCCGTTACCGCCGGATCACAATCCACTGATTGACCCTTTTCCTGTGGTATGGAAGGCGAAGGAGACAATCTATATGGTGAATCGCGACGGTACCGATCTCAAACAACTTGTCGATGAAGCCGGTCCCGCTGCACGGAATCCTACGTTATCACCAAATGGAGAGGCACTTCTATATACACAGGATGTTAATAGTTTTATGCAAATCTCCAAACTTGATGTGAACGGGGGGATTCAAACGCAGTTGACGCATATTGGGGTAAGGAATTTTGGTGGGGATTGGTTTGACCCTGCGTATACGTTACCGGTTTCGCCACAACCGCAATTACTCACCACGACGTGGGGAGATGTCAAAAAACAATAG